The Pleuronectes platessa chromosome 11, fPlePla1.1, whole genome shotgun sequence DNA segment GATGACCATGCATCCTGGCGGTAACTGAGTCTCACTGATGTAACGGCTCTGCTGCCCTCGCAGTATCTAGTGTacgcgtgtgtgcatgtgtgcgtgcgcgtgtgttcGCTAGAATATGAGCAGGGAGCGTGTGTGTCAACAACACGTAAGCGCACCCTGAATTAGTCCCATAATACAAACAGCTTAAGCACACTGCCGCACACAGTAGATACTCCGTGCCACACCGTGGCAGGACGTCTTCAAGGGGGCGGGCATTAAGGAAAGAGTTCGAGTTAAAAATCGCTATTTATAGTGCGTACTGCAAATACAAATGAATCGANNNNNNNNNNNNNNNNNNNNNNNNNNNNNNNNNNNNNNNNNNNNNNNNNNNNNNNNNNNNNNNNNNNNNNNNNNNNNNNNNNNNNNNNNNNNNNNNNNNNNNNNNNNNNNNNNNNNNNNNNNNNNNNNNNNNNNNNNNNNNNNNNNNNNNNNNNNNNNNNNNNNNNNNNNNNNNNNNNNNNNNNNNNNNNNNNNNNNNNNAAATCAGTTGCCTCAAGGATCATCATGTAAGGTCCCAGCACAGAAACAGCAGGTACTGGTAGTGGTTATGGACCTTGAAAATCaattaaacagaaaaattaTCAGttaatgtaaaatgttattgctattcaaagaaaaaaaatatagaggGCAAAGTATTACCTATCTTCATATTGAAAAAATTAATGCAATACATGCATTGTAATGTTATTGTCCTTGACAGCTAAGGTTTTTGTTGAGTAGCTTATATGTAGCTTGTATTGAAATACTTAACTTACTGTATGCACAGACCATTGCCAAGGAAATTAAATCATAGACATGCTCGTCTGGCTTTTTTTGCAAGGCGGGTTATTGCTATACGTTAATCAATTTAGAATTGACTATAAACTCTGCATCTTCATGAATATTACATGTACCCAAGAGTATAGTTGTTAGTGTCACTAAACAGTGAAAGATTCATTTCATATCTGAAGAAGCAGATATTGAATCGAAATTACTGACTCCCAATATACAATAACAATGACTTTAATGACCATGAAATGCTTTTATTGCTTTTACAGGAAGCCGATGCCTCAGTGTGACCAGCCATTCCAAGGGTGCTGTAGCATTGGCAGCGTTGTGTGTGCCTGCATTGTGCATGAGAGTGGTGTGAGCCTCTGCTTAGGGTGTGCTCGCCTGACAGGAAGCGCATGCCAACATGGCCTTAGGCATGAGGAGCAAATAGCAGGAAGGACTCAGGAGTTCAGAGCTGTTTGCACTGCCTGACGTATTTCTGTGTGTCTAACCCTGCACTTGTGAATGTCATCTCTGTTACCAACAAGCCATCTGCTTTAAAGTGTGGCATGGGGGGGTATAgcctgatgtttttctttagGTTTATTTAGTAAATCGCTGCCGTTTGCCTGCTGGTTAATCTGCTCTACTGCAtgttttgattttttatttctctttaacGTCGTGTTGTCTTATTGTCTGTTCCATGTGCTGTGGAGCAGTGAGCCTAAAACCCCTTGTGAGTGGGCTCCCAGCTGATCAGCAGTCTCTGTAGGGTCTTCATTAGTGATAGTAGGTGCCGCGTCTGCCAGAAACGTACATTCGCTCACAAATTTCCATACCCCCCTTCACGTAGGCTGCTGCGGTGGAAGGCGGCTGAGCAGTGGGGAGGAGTGTGGTGTGTGGTGAAGATAAGGGATCCATATAAGctatatccatatatatatataagcagtTGTTAGTCGACTGGTTTTCCATAAACTCGCAGTTGAGGCTGTGTGAGCAGTTTGTGAGGCTCATAATAATATTTCAGAGGACCTCTCTCAACCTTACAACTTGACCATACCCCCTGCGACACATGGCTgtcttgtgttattttgtatCATATTTGTTAGACTACTtgaacatgttttattaaatattatataaatgtttaGACCTTCAGTACAACGCAATGTTTGCTCATCCTTGAGTGTATACTGTCTAATGGGCGAACTGTTGATAGTATGCAGTTGCCAAGCTTATTTTACTGAGGAGGCAATtggtttattgatttattgaaaaGCTTTATTCATGTGATGTTTTGAGGGTACGCCACAAGGCCGCCTGCCCCCTACCTCCACCCTTCTCCTTCCACATCTCGAgtcccccaacacacacacacatagacacacacacacaaatcattattCTTGAGCTATGAGGCATCTTAGCATGGATATATGCAAATGCATCGCTTTGCTCCAACTCAGGCTGCTCCGCCACATAGATATGTGATTTGTAATATGAATAGTGTTTTCTTGGGGGAACTTTGGACTGAATGttattgacaacatacgttctCGGGTCGTGTGTGGACTTGAGGCTAATTAGAAGAGTGTCTGTCGGACGTCTGGTCGGGTGGACTGGGGCTTGCCTCAGAGTCCTTCCCCCTGCTGTTCCATTCAGCTTATATCTCCCTGTTATGAGGCTGTGGCGGGGGTTGTTCCACCCTGTTTCTTTAGAAGGGAGATTAAAAAACGAAGATCTTTCCATGGTTGTTTAGCCAGTCAAGCTGCCTTAGACGCAGTGTTGCAGGTGGGGCGGCCTGATTAAACTCCACTCCGAGGCGATTCATACCAGGTTCCCTCCCTTGGAATTGGaattaaacagaaacacaaggctttGACCTAATCTGACATGACTCGCAAAAAAAACCTCAAGATATATTAACTGGGTCCTATACACAGATATAAAGCCCCACAAAGCATTAGTACTTCATTCattggccctgaaagctcaacgcaCTGCAACTTCAGAAAACCcattcaaatacacacaggACAAGCAAATCCGGAAAAGAAAGTATCTGAAGTCGATTGTTCGAAAAGTAGACAGAGTTCAGAGGGGAGACGACTCATTAGAACCATGAGTCATCATTTTAGGAGACGAGCAGCAAATCTTTTTAGTTAAGTCAGGAgaacagtgactgtgtgtgagacctgtctgtctcagcaACATGTatattaaaagtttaaattaaaataaatcctgtTTCTTTGCCAAATAACATTATAAgtaatgttattgttacttTATGGAGCGGTAAAAGAGAACTGATTTGATCTTGTACTGGATTTATCAGATGTTAAACTAGCAgctaaaaacaagaaaaagtcCAATAAAGCCCTGATTTTTGCCGTATCCAGTGCTTGTGTTGTCAAACTCACGATTGATGTTCTCTCAATTTGctcttggtttttctttttgtgtgttttctgaagtCGTAGTGTGTAGAGCTGTCAGGGCCGCTGCCATGCCCCTCCCTTATACACTCCTTAAAAtgcctccgtgtgtgtgtctgtctgtgtgtgtgtaagaaacagGTTTTGGTTTCCTGCTGCTGAGGCACAAGGCTAAACACACCGAGTTACACTTCATAGAGTCATCTAAGTTTTCAGTGTATCCCCATCCTTCTTCAAGCATTCTTAAAAGCTTAACCAGAACATGATGCGACCTTATGAAATAATCCCAATGAAgacaaataatcaataatcacaaAACGATGATAATGATAATCCTTTGTTTAAGCGCGTGCCTTTTGTGTGGATTTGAGTGAACAACAACCCTTGTAATGACTAAAACCCCTGAATGTGGATCGTTTGTactttctgtgtttattttctgtaaacATGAAAAGTTTTGCACACAGTCACTGAAACTCAGACTTAAAACTTGATCTATGTTCCAGGTTGTCTGAACAAAAAAAGAGGATCGTCTACACTATCTTGGAGTACGTCCCTTTGCTGGACTCCTCAAATATGACCCCAGATGACTGGGTGAAAATTGGAAAGGACATTGAGGTATCTGCTGGTGGATTCAATGGCAAATAATATCGTGTATTCTTTTGAAAGCTCTCAGATGATGATAAGATCATAACAATTGTTCATATGATTTAACATAATAGGAAGTCAAATTAACTAGTGATTTAGCGTTTGTAAAGTTTGTCTCGTCTGTCTCcagaaaaactataaaaactaCGATGGCTTCGTGATCCTGCATGGCACAGACACCATGGCTTACACAGCCTCTGCCCTGTCCTTCATGTGTGAACATCTGGGCAAACCGGTCGTGGTCACCGGCTCACAGGTGAGAGCTGGCTGCTGGACACTAACACAAGACAATATGTCTGCACCTTTTACTGTTGCATCTCAGGGTTGTTCTGGCTTCTTAAGATAAGGCATGCTCTGTCTTTAGGTGCCGATCTATGAGATAAGGAACGATGGCAGAGGCAACCTTCTGGGGGCGCTGCTGATCGCCGGCCAGTTTGTCATTCCTGAGGTGAGGAGCCGGAGATGTGTGGAGTTGCAGAATAAATATGATTAACTTGtagtaacttgttttttttttaagctttcCATTAGTTTTGCCTTTTTTGTTATGCTTGGGGTGTATGGATGAATTGTGATGAAGgtataaatgaaataatacatGAAAAGAACTAGTCCGTTGATATTATAAACCTATATCATGTTAAGGAGATGCAACATGATCTACAAAAACTATTCTGAGCATTCTTGACCCTTTCAAAGGTCAAAAAGTCTCCTAAACCTCTCAGGAGAATTGTCTCTAACAAAAAAGTGTTTCACAATACTGAAACACAACTACCAGAACAGGAAAAACAGTGTTATCTACTGTGTGGTTATCTGTGCAAGTAAAAAAAAGTGCAGTTAAACTTGTGTCTCCTGTATTTAATTGGATTTTActgaattaaaaaggaaaaattagAACCAACTGACCTATTTTCATTGATCTTCTTTTAGTGTTGATgaaacagcttttttttatctccGTTCAGGTGTGTCTGTATTTCAACAACAAACTCTACCGAGGGAATCGCACGACCAAGGTGGATGCTGGGAGTTTCAACGCATTCTGCTCCCCTAACCTTGGTCCACTGGCCACAGCTGAAATCGATATCAAAGGTACGTCAGGGGTCAGGTTGAGCCTGTCGTCGGGAAGCAGATATACCTGATCTTATTTCTTATTTGTCTCTGgctttcccacagtcaactggGATGAGGTTTGGAAGCCAGACACCCAAGACACATTTCAAGTCAGCACCGACCTGAGCTGTAACATCGGCCTGCTCAGGATCTTCCCAGGAATCACTTGTGCCACTGTAAGTCCCTATGAGAAATATCGTTGATGTTATGCAGGTGATGCAGCGTCTGAACTGGAGCAGAGATGATTATTACCTCTGCGAAAGAGGTTTTcgtatgtgtttgtctgttagttagccaCATTATGCAACAACTACTTGgcggattaccatgaaacttggcgTAAGTGTCAGGAAAGTACCCATAAATACAGAACAGGGTAGCAGCTGAAGCTCAATGGACGTTGGGTGATGTAGCAGGACAATGTCACTAAACACTGaagtaaaaacatacaaaacaagaATGGCACTCGAAGAGCACATACTGTAGCTCCTCTTAGGTTAACGCGTTATCCCACCAttattaaagaaacaaaaaaaaatcctgaatccTTTAAAGATAGAATGGGTTCTTCGTCAGATCACGCCTCAACCCTCCACAAAACCCtaatggaaatcagttcagttgattctgcgtaatcctgctaaaaaactaacaaaagcagatgaaaacctattctccttggccgaggtaatgacttgaaacaaagaaaatccaCCTTTTGAGTGGTAACCTTAACCTAATAGTGATGTCGTAGAATTTAGAAAGTTAATTACACCCCACGTCCCAAGACCATGTCTGAGCTGAAGACGTTCTGAACATCCTGCAGATTTGACAGCCGCTACTGGAAGCTTTGGTTTTGAAGGAGGTTTTGCCCAGTTAGGAAATCCACAGGTTTACCCTCTGCTGTTTCCACCAGCGCTGTTGATGTGTAACTGGATTCGATCAAAAAATACAAGAAAGATTAGAGTTGTTCGTGTGTTATTAGCTTAAGcacattgtgtttgtcttttacatGTGACTCTGGAAAAGGGACACATTTCATGAACAAGTAATGCAGAAAATCTGTTTGTTCCAATGGGTTCACATGCTTTTTATTGACTCTGTATTTGCATTAAGTTTCAAATCATCCACTATGAGTAATGTGCCcgtccatttttttttatgtgtaaaTACAGTTTCAAATCAGCACCAGATTAAATTAAGTCAAATGAAGAAAGGGATACATTAAAGAATTTAACAGCGCCATGCAAATATTTTTATCCAGGCGTGTTGTAATGAAATAATTTTCCTCCTGGGCAATAAAACGTGATTAAGTGTATGTTCGTCAAAGGCAACTGACTGCTCCAAACTGCACTAAAATATAGTTAAGCTTAATTTAATTGTGCTATTACCCATCTTCTGTTACTTTGCCAGTCATGTAATCTGCCATCAAAGCTCAGCCCAGAGAAAGATGAGAAGGAGTTATGGGCCATGACCAATCACCCTGTAAAGAGGGAGGATTGGCACAGATACTGTAACATTTAGGTGCACCTCCCCCTGCAGCGGCTGCTGGGGGAGCGACTTTACTATCTCAATCTGCTGCCGCTGCCCGGCTCGGCTATCAAGACTTCCTCACAGCTTTTAACTGCCTTCGTGAGGCACTATTTTGATTAGGCACCAGGCTCCTGTGTTCCCCGCCCGCCACTGCTCCGTGAGCACTTCATTGCTAATCTGTGTCAAACATTTCTTGTCAAACTGCTTATCACATCAAAAAATTACAGACTGTGCCCGGCACTGGTAATGTCACCTTCTCCTCACGTTTTATGGTAACTGCCGTGGTCTTGCCAAGTGACTTTATGCTTGCTAACACCTTCAGATTAATTGCTTTCCTTCCTGCCATTTCAGTCATCTGCCATTCTAGTCACAAGCCATGGCTAATGATGTGGTATAGGGCCTCTCATTGCCAGCCAACCAGTGATGGAGATATTAGTTGCGTAGATAGCGCCAGATGGGCTTTTTAGTGGAGTGGATGGTAGCACGCCTTGGAGTGAAAGGGGCTGCAGGAAAAATAACATGGAATACTAATTCCTCAATTTGATTCTACACGGTTGAGCGGCCAGTTGAGTCATAAATTGTGggtgtttataataataataaactgtggTGGTGTCCGTTTCCAGGTGAAGGCTTACCTGCAGCCGCCCATGAAGGGTGTGGTCATGGAGACCTATGGCAGCGGAAACGCTCCCGACAACCGCCCTGACCTGCTAGCGGAGCTGAAGGAGGCCACCGACTCTGGCATCATCATCATGAACTGCACGCAGTGTCTGAGGGGCGTTGTGTCCCCAACATACGCCACTGGAACGGTAGTTCACGTTCACCTTTTGCCCCGAAAAATGCGACCtttctgtttttgtgattcattttccagataCAAAAAAGAGAATCTGGTCCGTGACTCAAACTCATTTAGAAAGCATAAATTAAACAGACAACCCATTCTCTTGATTTCTCAGGCGTTGACGGCGGCCGGGCTGATACCTGGTAGTGACATGACTCCAGAGGCCGCCCTGACAAAGCTGTCCTATGTGTTGGCCAAGACGGACCTTGATCTTAAAGCCATGAAAGAGGTCTGTGTCTTCGCAAACAAATACAGGTTTTGGAGAATCCGAATATTTCCCCGAAAAAatagaagagagaagaaaaaaaagtgtgcttgtgtttgtgactgTCTTAGATGATGGGTAAAAACCTGCGAGGTGAAATGAGCTGCCAAGGGAAACCCGAGCTGGGTCTCAGAGACAGCCGCTTCATCCAGGTCATCGCTAAGTGCCTGAGCGTCAGCTGCAAGGAGGTGAGGACGCCACTGCCCATCGGCTTCACCACTCCTAACTGAAGTCCAGACTTTTCCTTAAAGTTGTGGTTATTAGATTCATGGATATATGTTGAAAAATACCAtgacatattttttttgtttatattgaaGGTAAGCATTTTTAtcatgacattttgttttgtctccaGGAACTTGAAGCCATTCGTGACGCTCTGACTCCTTCCCTGGCTTGTGCTGCCGCTAAGATTGGAGACACAGAAGCTTTAAAAGCCCTGAGAGAAATGGTACAACTTCACTGTTCTTTCCATCGGCATGTCCAGTATTACTACACTGACATTAACAACCCTCTCATACACACCTTCAAATAGTGGTTTGTTTTAAGGGAAGAAAAACGTCCCCAACTAAAACCTATTGTAATCAAAAACAGGTTAACCAGCCTTCTGAGCTCAATGTGGTGTTTGCTGTGACAGTCTGAACACAGCTTACTGCTAGACTTTTACATAAGCTTATCTTAAAGCATGCTCGGTTTGTCGTTTTTTACACTGATGGCCTCAGCAAACACACTGGTGCACAGTGAAACAAAACATCAGGCCCGACTGGTAAGGCAGGCCCTGAGTTGTCCCAGCAGTCACatgtacatgtatgtatgtggCTTGACTGGTATGCAGTCGCTGCTTAGACAGTTTCTGTGGACTGATTTCTTCCTTTGATATCATAAAATCTGTTCAACATTCAAACCTTCACAGTTTGTGATGGATTTTATCCACATCCTCGTCGTATACAAATCTAGTGCTGTCTTTACACACTCAGCACTGCAGCGCCTCAGACTGCAGATAGGGTACACAAGCCTGTATTTAGAGTGTACGTGGGACACTGTTTATTGTAATGTAGGAACACCCAACCCTATGCAGTGGTCTGGGTCAATATGTTTTTGGACGATAATGGAGGCAAAAGCTTCTTAATTAACTCTTATAGTTATCACGATATCACCAGACCTGTTCTTTTGAACGAccagctgaaataaagtgaaccTGTTGTGTTGTGCTCTTCCACAGGGCACCAACTTGTGTCAGGGAGACTACGACGGACGCACACCTCTGCACGTCGCGGCCTCCGAGGGCCACCTGGGTCTGGTGCAGTATCTTCTGAGTCAGGGAGCTACAGTCTACGCTAAAGATCGCTACGGGGATACACCGCTGTGCAACGCTGTACGCTTCAGGTAAACCGCACCTGGGTTTGAAACTCTGAGAGCTGATGCGTTTGCTTTTCATCTATCTCTTACGGTAATTATGTCATTTATgaagctgcaaacacaacacttaaaatcccccccccccttttttttgccATCAGCAACCATTGTTAATCCTCTCAGTCATCGGAGTGTTTCCTGCAAACATGTTGTTAATGGCTCCTATAGAGGGAACTTCATTAAAAGAGCTGGAAGGTGGGAAATGACAGGAAGGGGAGCAGCAGCTAGGGGATGCAACTCGTAATGGAGTTTAGAGGCCAGGCAACAAACTAATTAGGCAAATTGTCACCTCACAATATagactgtgtttatttttaccgAAGTGGATTTTAAATATGGGTCACTCATTGACTTTGACTCTGAATGCCTATGTGGTAGGAGCcatgtttaatgttttctgCTATAGCTGCTACGTCGAGCCTCGGGGTGAAaacggtgtgtgtgttgtgccaaATGGCTGTTGTCCTATTTTAACGGTTGGCTTAACTGCAAGTGTGGACTTGTTTCGGTTGCGATGTTAGAGGGATGCACTCAACGCTAACACCTGTCGTTACACTACCTACAGTAAACCCTTGAGCATGGCCTTCTTGAAAGTACTTACAAAATAAGAGAAAGTTACCGAACTGGAGTTTTTAGTTGCTACCAGGATGTCAACATGTCTGACGCGCATTTTAGCGACTGCAGCATGATAACCATATACGGGGTggcagagagcagggagagaataAAAAGGGTAAAGTACGAATGTGGGGAGTGTCCTCCGAACCAGTCCTACCAGCCTGCTCCCAGTTTCACAGATGAGAGATACTGGCTTCTTAACACACTCAACGGGTAATAGTTTCTTTCACTGTGACTCAACAAAAAACTAAGCATTAAATTGTCATCTTGTGTCAATTCACTTTTTCACATGGCGAAGGGCAGCTCTTAATGATAAACGCAGCAACTCAGGGATCAACATTATTTTGTAGTCTTGCTTGTGTCACTGCAGGTGACTCCTGTGTGGGCGGTTGGTTGTGGGCGATAAGGAACTTGTTCCTACTCGCCAAACCGCCACCAGTGCCACGTTGACTCTGTCAATCAAAGCTGAAAATTCAAGACATAGTTTAGAATCAATGTGATAAAATTCAAATGCTTGAAAGCAACATTAAACTTAAGTGAAGCTTCTGAAAACACTTCCTTATACAGGTTTATCAGCTGGTATAAACTGAGTGATTTTGTTAATAGTTTTTATGTTTCAAATATACAGTAATATTACTGTCATCTCTTCTAATAATTCATTTAGACACAAGGAAGTCGTGAAGCTGCTGAGAAGGACCGGAGCTCACTTCTCCAGAGACAagctggaggaagcaggagcagagctgtgcaggtgagacacacagaaaGCAGGTCGCCAAACAAtcgcacacattcacagtcacaggttTCTCGGTTGCTCGGCTGTGCACACAGTGACCCATCCTACATAGCTGACAACCAGTCGCCCCACTCTGACACAAACGGCAGGAATGCTCCCAGGCAGCATAGTTTCCGATCTGCGCCGCATCTCTACTGTCGGCAAGTAGACAACGCGAGCTGAGACACTCGACAAGCATAATCAAATCTGTTCCAATGAACCATTTCAGAAACACACCTTTTGTAAGGTATGAAGTATGGCTCGTTTCCCTTTCAAGAAATAAGCCAAACATCACTGACTCCTGAAGACCAAGATTACTGATTCAATTCCTTGATGTGCTGCCCAGTCTCTTTATACCACCTGGGCTTTACCcagtgtctctttaattttgttaaTAATGCTTATGTTCTTCACCGTAATAACTCTGTCATTTCCTGTGTGTCAGCCTGGCATCCATCAGTGACCTGGAGGGCCTGGAGATCTGGATGCTCGCTGGAGCTGACCTGACCAAACCAGGCTACGACGGACAGACGGCACTTCAAGTGGTAGGTTCAGGGCGGACACAATCCTCGTTAATAAAAtcacttttacattttgaaattaAAACCACTTCTTGTTCTGTCTTCACCAGGCCCATGCTATTGGCAACATTGGAGTATTGACGTGTTTAGCTCCGTTCTTGAACCAGGTGACACTTTCTATTCTAGCTGCttcatatttttctctttcctgaCAAACAAGCACAACAGTTTCCTCTGAATTACATGTCTGTCTTGTTTAATTTCAGGCGGCATTTGGTGAATTTAATTCATAtgttgaggatgatgaggaggaggtaaaTGGCACAATGTGAATTTGTGCAAttccttttttatatatttcccaTTAGTGGCCCCTCAAAACCATGGCTCCCTTTCTTCTTTGTGCACATCCATTTGAGCCTATGGTCCATccatttttgtgttgtgtatcattacattacattacattacatttcatggtATCGCAGTTGTGTGTATAGCTGCATGCTTTGCACAAGTTGTATGGTAAACCCCTAGTCCCTGAATCTCATTGGTCACTCTGTCCCCATTGTATTTcacctaaaacacacacaatacacagtCAAATGTATTAAAAGGTTTGTTCACATTCATCACGTCTTCAAACAACACTGAATGAGCTCCAAAGTCCTCACtgtttcaaattaaatctaAAGCTGGAGAAATGTAAGGGAGCCATTGCCAAACGTACTGTGGGACTGTCGCAGCTTCaacttttagaaaataaacatccaCTTCAGCtgaaatttgaaaaacaaatatttacacatttcaaaGTTTTCCTCCATCTCTTATGCTGAAATGACTTT contains these protein-coding regions:
- the aspg gene encoding 60 kDa lysophospholipase (The sequence of the model RefSeq protein was modified relative to this genomic sequence to represent the inferred CDS: added 295 bases not found in genome assembly); protein product: MADRMTPLAHALSQTKLDLSDSSDISPTRAQLQTCRRRKLSSCSSLETSKLVHAAERNVLVLNTGGTIGMTMHPGGLAPEPNALVNYLRKLPFLHDAIYAEQSFLYEYYSYADTLVLPLSEQKKRIVYTILEYVPLLDSSNMTPDDWVKIGKDIEKNYKNYDGFVILHGTDTMAYTASALSFMCEHLGKPVVVTGSQVPIYEIRNDGRGNLLGALLIAGQFVIPEVCLYFNNKLYRGNRTTKVDAGSFNAFCSPNLGPLATAEIDIKVNWDEVWKPDTQDTFQVSTDLSCNIGLLRIFPGITCATVKAYLQPPMKGVVMETYGSGNAPDNRPDLLAELKEATDSGIIIMNCTQCLRGVVSPTYATGTALTAAGLIPGSDMTPEAALTKLSYVLAKTDLDLKAMKEMMGKNLRGEMSCQGKPELGLRDSRFIQVIAKCLSVSCKEELEAIRDALTPSLACAAAKIGDTEALKALREMGTNLCQGDYDGRTPLHVAASEGHLGLVQYLLSQGATVYAKDRYGDTPLCNAVRFRHKEVVKLLRRTGAHFSRDKLEEAGAELCSLASISDLEGLEIWMLAGADLTKPGYDGQTALQVAHAIGNIGVLTCLAPFLNQAAFGEFNSYVEDDEEESG